The Flexivirga oryzae genome has a segment encoding these proteins:
- a CDS encoding sensor histidine kinase — MNDVLSEHTRLDQAAWDWLHLLVSDWQLLADLSFADLVLWVPTRDRSWVAAAHVRPTTGVGVFVNDVVGARIDHTRQRTVVQAYDGPQIVRSHATTWRDDLPVREEAIPVVRDGKAIAVLTRHTNLASMRTPSRLEVTYLATADALARMIAAGEFPSASAAPPASRRGLPRVGDGVLRLDAAGTVTYASPNAVSAMHRLGHDDQLVGVRLAAALGAVLPERGPVDEELMMVLTGRVAWSTEIESRSAHVSARAIPLSEGGRRIGAIVLVRDVSELRRRERELLSKDATIREIHHRVKNNLQTVAAVLRLQARRLDDPRARAALAGAVRRVGTIAAVHETLSGGWDDALPFDEIATSAVRSAVEISNRSQESVSARLTGSFGSLHAEDATAVAMIIAELVQNAIEHGFAEHGGEVVLDAERRTTEQGDGVLSVTVTDDGAGLPADFDPSRSGLGIQIVQSFVQDLRGEITWSRLEPHGTEVRFVARLREET; from the coding sequence ATGAACGACGTGCTGAGCGAGCACACGAGGCTGGACCAGGCCGCGTGGGACTGGCTGCACCTGCTGGTGAGCGACTGGCAGCTGCTCGCCGACCTGTCCTTCGCGGACCTGGTGCTGTGGGTGCCGACCCGCGACCGCAGCTGGGTCGCCGCCGCACACGTGCGGCCGACGACCGGCGTCGGGGTCTTCGTCAACGACGTGGTCGGCGCCCGCATCGACCACACCCGGCAGCGCACGGTCGTGCAGGCGTATGACGGACCGCAGATCGTCCGGTCCCACGCGACCACCTGGCGCGACGACCTGCCGGTGCGCGAGGAGGCCATCCCGGTGGTGCGGGACGGCAAGGCCATCGCGGTCCTGACCCGGCACACCAACCTGGCGTCGATGCGCACCCCGAGCCGGCTCGAGGTCACCTATCTGGCGACCGCGGACGCGCTGGCCAGGATGATCGCCGCGGGGGAGTTCCCCAGCGCTTCGGCGGCCCCTCCGGCGAGCCGCCGCGGGCTGCCACGGGTCGGGGACGGTGTGCTGCGCCTGGACGCCGCCGGCACCGTCACCTACGCCAGCCCCAACGCCGTGTCCGCCATGCACCGCCTCGGACACGATGATCAGCTGGTCGGTGTGCGACTCGCCGCCGCACTCGGTGCGGTGCTGCCCGAGCGGGGCCCGGTCGACGAGGAGCTGATGATGGTGCTCACCGGGCGGGTCGCCTGGAGTACCGAGATCGAGTCACGCAGTGCGCACGTGAGTGCGCGGGCGATCCCGCTGTCGGAGGGCGGCCGGCGGATCGGCGCGATCGTGCTGGTCCGCGACGTCAGTGAGTTGCGGCGCCGGGAGCGTGAGCTGCTCAGCAAGGACGCGACGATCCGGGAGATCCACCACCGGGTCAAGAACAACCTGCAGACCGTGGCTGCGGTGCTGCGGTTGCAGGCGCGGCGTCTGGACGACCCGCGGGCCCGCGCCGCGCTCGCCGGGGCGGTGCGCCGGGTCGGCACCATCGCCGCCGTCCACGAGACGCTCAGCGGGGGCTGGGACGACGCACTGCCGTTCGACGAGATCGCGACCAGCGCGGTCCGATCGGCCGTGGAGATCAGCAACCGGTCCCAGGAGAGCGTCAGCGCCCGGCTGACCGGCAGCTTCGGCTCGCTGCACGCGGAGGACGCGACGGCCGTCGCGATGATCATCGCGGAGCTGGTCCAGAACGCCATCGAGCACGGCTTCGCCGAACACGGGGGAGAGGTGGTGCTCGATGCGGAGCGCCGCACCACCGAGCAGGGCGACGGGGTGCTGTCGGTCACCGTGACCGACGACGGGGCCGGTCTACCGGCGGACTTCGACCCGTCCCGGTCCGGTCTCGGAATTCAGATCGTGCAGTCGTTCGTGCAGGACCTGCGGGGCGAGATCACCTGGTCGCGGCTGGAGCCGCACGGCACGGAGGTGCGTTTCGTGGCGCGGCTGCGGGAGGAGACCTAG
- a CDS encoding NAD-glutamate dehydrogenase: MRECSKEHEGDVPTWLLERYYRHVADDDIVGYGPDRLRGTLLSHKELATDRAPGTTKVRIFHPTVESDGWSCPYAILQIVTDDMPFLVDSVIAELNRHDRAVHAVIHPQLFVQRDAAGKLVQVYDSDTLPEPGADGLAPASESWMHFEIDLGVDDAADDALVADVERVLGDVRNAVDDWSKMHDECEQIIADLDTERPDSVPSKAVEQAQGFLRWLADNHFTFLGYREYNLDTVDGEDVLRVKTGSGLGILRYDKPSSQSFSKLSSRGRATARQPRLLTITKANSRATVHRPSFLDYIGVRTFDAQGNVTGEKRFLGLFTSSAYTESVRRVPVVRERVAKVLARTGFSPDSHSGKDLLEVLENYPRDELFQTSSKDLYEISTTVLRLQERRQSQLFPRVDEFGRFVSVLVYLPRDRYNTSVRLRIERLLRDAYHAEAVDYTTRIAESTLALIHFVVRLPQGSEVPEVDEQDLQAKLLESSLSWDERLGEVSLEEDGENASARVMSLYARAFPEAYKEDFSPRQGVADLRRIEALESDDHTLLTLYRDPGADARDRRFKLFRRDPVVLTDVLPVFTNLGVKVTDERPYSMKRADGVVVHIYDFGLRADGEDVWGTDDASTTEVRERFQQAFSDAWEGDAESDGLGALVLQAGLTSREVMMLRGISKYLRQIGFTFSQNYIEQALRANVDLARALVDLFDARFDPAQAADGRESAEAELVAGIEARLDEVSSLDHDRIIRTMMGVIRATLRTNAFQRDEDGRPSQVMSFKIDCASVPGLPSPKPKFEIWVYGPRVEGVHLRFGMVARGGLRWSDRPEDFRTEILGLVKAQMVKNAVIVPTGSKGGFVAKRLPDPSDREAWMAEGIASYKLFISGLLDVTDNLVSGDVVPPKSVVRHDPDDTYLVVAADKGTATFSDIANGVAQSYGYWLDDAFASGGSAGYDHKAMGITARGAWESVKRHFRELGVDTQTQEFTVVGVGDMSGDVFGNGMLLSEHIRLVAAFDHRHIFVDPTPVAATSYAERRRLFDLPRSSWGDYDTSLISEGGGVYPRTAKSITITPQIRAALGLADDVSKLTPNELMRAILLAPVDLFWNGGIGTYIKASAETAADIGDRANDQIRVNGNELRVKVVGEGGNLGASQLGRIEAAEGGVRINTDAIDNSAGVDTSDHEVNIKILVTDLMRQGRFDLEQRNTLLHSMTDEIADQVLRDNYEQNVLLGNARAQTHAMLPVHQRLIHWLEQRGELDRELEFLPSDTQIAQRSAAGDGLTSPEFSVLVAYSKLAMKADLAHSDLTEDPWFGDRLAAYFPAPVRQQYSAELTDHPLRRQIVINQVVNSMVNRGGITFAFRVAEETGAGPEQIARAFVVAREVFGLAEFVKQVEALDNKVPTDAQTTLYLEFRRLLDRATRWLVHSRPARLDVTSEIERFEPVMRELTPKLPELLQGSERERWRSRREEMSEGGVPPQLTGWAAALLDSYSLLDITEQAISTDTPVADVAAVYFMLSERLGIDRILSAVSRLPRDDRWDALARGAVRDDLYAVLDSFTAAVIADTPSEETAEQRLDRWAAENTESINRAQQALVGVAELDEAGLAPLSVALRTLRSVVRSGSAR; the protein is encoded by the coding sequence TTGCGTGAATGCTCCAAGGAGCACGAGGGGGACGTCCCCACGTGGCTGCTGGAGCGCTACTACCGACATGTGGCCGACGACGACATCGTCGGCTACGGCCCGGACCGGCTGCGCGGCACACTGCTGTCGCACAAGGAGCTGGCCACCGACCGGGCGCCCGGCACCACGAAGGTGCGCATCTTCCACCCGACCGTCGAGTCCGATGGATGGTCCTGCCCCTACGCCATCCTGCAGATCGTCACCGACGACATGCCGTTCCTCGTCGACTCGGTGATCGCCGAGCTCAACCGGCACGACCGCGCCGTGCACGCCGTGATCCACCCGCAGCTGTTCGTGCAGCGCGACGCGGCCGGAAAGCTGGTGCAGGTCTACGACAGCGACACGCTGCCCGAGCCGGGTGCGGACGGGTTGGCGCCGGCCAGTGAGTCGTGGATGCACTTCGAGATCGACCTGGGCGTCGACGACGCCGCCGACGACGCGCTGGTCGCCGACGTGGAGCGCGTCCTCGGAGATGTGCGCAACGCGGTCGACGACTGGTCGAAGATGCACGACGAGTGCGAGCAGATCATCGCCGATCTCGACACGGAACGACCCGACTCGGTCCCGTCGAAGGCCGTCGAGCAGGCACAGGGCTTCCTGCGCTGGCTGGCCGACAACCACTTCACCTTCCTGGGCTATCGCGAGTACAACCTCGACACCGTCGACGGCGAGGACGTGCTGCGGGTCAAGACCGGGTCCGGTCTGGGCATCCTGCGCTACGACAAGCCGTCCTCGCAGTCGTTCAGCAAGCTCAGCTCCCGTGGCCGGGCGACCGCCCGCCAGCCGCGGCTGCTGACGATCACCAAGGCGAACTCGCGCGCGACGGTGCACCGCCCGTCCTTCCTGGACTACATCGGCGTCCGCACCTTCGACGCCCAGGGGAACGTGACCGGGGAGAAGCGCTTCCTCGGCCTGTTCACCTCCAGCGCCTACACCGAGTCGGTGCGCCGGGTGCCTGTCGTCCGCGAACGCGTCGCGAAAGTCCTTGCGCGCACCGGTTTCTCGCCGGACAGCCACTCGGGCAAGGACCTGCTGGAGGTGCTGGAGAACTACCCGCGCGACGAGCTCTTCCAGACCTCCAGCAAGGACCTCTACGAGATCTCGACCACGGTCCTGCGACTGCAGGAGCGCCGGCAGTCGCAGCTGTTCCCACGCGTCGACGAGTTCGGCCGGTTCGTGTCGGTGCTGGTCTACCTGCCGCGCGACCGCTACAACACCAGCGTCCGGCTGCGCATCGAGCGCCTGCTGCGCGACGCCTACCACGCCGAAGCGGTCGACTACACCACCCGCATCGCCGAGTCGACCCTGGCGCTGATCCATTTCGTGGTGCGCCTGCCGCAGGGGTCCGAGGTCCCGGAGGTGGACGAGCAGGATCTGCAGGCCAAGCTGCTGGAGAGCAGCCTGAGCTGGGACGAACGCCTGGGCGAGGTGTCGCTGGAGGAGGACGGCGAGAACGCCTCCGCACGCGTGATGAGCCTCTACGCCCGCGCCTTCCCGGAGGCGTACAAGGAGGACTTCAGCCCCCGGCAGGGCGTCGCCGACCTGCGGCGCATCGAGGCGCTGGAGTCCGACGACCACACGTTGCTGACGCTCTACCGGGACCCCGGCGCCGACGCCCGGGACCGCCGGTTCAAACTGTTCCGCCGCGACCCGGTGGTCCTCACCGACGTCCTGCCGGTGTTCACCAATCTCGGTGTCAAGGTCACCGACGAGCGGCCCTACTCGATGAAGCGCGCCGACGGCGTCGTCGTGCACATCTACGACTTCGGCCTGCGCGCCGACGGCGAGGACGTCTGGGGCACCGACGACGCGTCGACGACCGAGGTGCGTGAGCGCTTCCAGCAGGCGTTCAGCGACGCGTGGGAGGGCGACGCCGAGAGCGACGGCCTCGGCGCGCTCGTGCTGCAGGCGGGGCTGACCTCGCGGGAGGTGATGATGCTGCGTGGGATCAGCAAGTACCTGCGCCAGATCGGGTTCACCTTCAGCCAGAACTACATCGAGCAGGCGCTGCGGGCCAACGTCGACCTCGCGCGCGCCCTCGTCGACCTCTTCGACGCCCGCTTCGACCCGGCGCAGGCGGCGGACGGCCGGGAGTCGGCCGAGGCGGAGCTGGTGGCCGGCATCGAGGCGCGCCTGGACGAGGTGAGCAGCCTGGACCACGACCGCATCATCCGCACGATGATGGGTGTCATCCGGGCGACGTTGCGCACCAACGCGTTCCAGCGTGACGAGGACGGCCGCCCCAGCCAGGTGATGAGTTTCAAGATCGACTGTGCGTCGGTGCCCGGGCTGCCGAGCCCGAAGCCGAAGTTCGAGATCTGGGTCTACGGCCCGCGGGTCGAGGGCGTGCACCTGCGGTTCGGCATGGTCGCCCGAGGCGGCCTGCGGTGGAGCGACCGGCCGGAGGACTTCCGCACCGAGATCCTCGGCCTGGTCAAGGCGCAGATGGTCAAGAACGCCGTCATCGTGCCCACCGGCTCCAAGGGCGGTTTCGTCGCCAAGCGGCTGCCGGACCCGAGCGACCGCGAGGCCTGGATGGCCGAGGGCATCGCGTCATACAAGCTGTTCATCTCCGGTCTGCTCGACGTCACCGACAACCTCGTCTCCGGTGACGTCGTCCCGCCGAAGAGCGTCGTGCGCCACGACCCGGACGACACCTACCTGGTGGTCGCCGCCGACAAGGGCACGGCGACCTTCAGCGACATCGCCAACGGCGTGGCCCAGTCCTACGGGTACTGGCTCGACGACGCGTTCGCGTCCGGCGGCTCGGCCGGCTACGACCACAAGGCGATGGGCATCACCGCGCGCGGTGCGTGGGAGTCGGTCAAGCGGCACTTCCGCGAGCTCGGTGTCGACACCCAGACGCAGGAGTTCACCGTCGTCGGCGTCGGCGACATGAGCGGGGACGTCTTCGGCAACGGCATGCTGCTGTCGGAGCACATCCGGCTGGTCGCCGCGTTCGACCACCGGCACATCTTCGTCGACCCCACTCCGGTGGCCGCTACCTCGTATGCCGAACGGCGCCGGCTCTTCGACCTGCCGCGGTCCTCCTGGGGCGACTACGACACATCGCTGATCTCCGAGGGCGGCGGTGTCTACCCGCGCACGGCGAAGTCGATCACCATCACCCCGCAGATCAGGGCCGCACTGGGGCTGGCCGACGACGTCAGCAAGCTGACACCGAACGAGCTGATGCGAGCGATCCTGCTGGCGCCGGTCGACCTGTTCTGGAACGGCGGCATCGGCACCTACATCAAGGCGTCCGCCGAGACGGCCGCCGACATCGGCGACCGCGCCAATGACCAGATCCGTGTCAACGGCAACGAGCTGCGGGTCAAGGTGGTCGGTGAGGGCGGCAACCTGGGCGCCAGCCAACTGGGCCGCATCGAGGCCGCCGAGGGCGGCGTCCGCATCAACACCGACGCCATCGACAACTCCGCCGGGGTGGACACCTCCGACCACGAGGTCAACATCAAGATCCTGGTCACCGACCTGATGCGCCAGGGCCGCTTCGACCTGGAGCAGCGCAACACGTTGCTGCACTCGATGACCGACGAGATCGCCGACCAGGTGCTGCGGGACAACTACGAGCAGAACGTCCTGCTCGGCAACGCCCGGGCCCAGACACACGCGATGCTCCCGGTGCACCAGCGGCTGATCCACTGGCTGGAGCAGCGGGGCGAGCTCGACCGCGAGCTGGAGTTCCTGCCCAGCGACACCCAGATCGCCCAGCGGTCCGCTGCCGGTGACGGGCTCACCTCCCCGGAGTTCTCGGTCCTGGTCGCCTACTCGAAGCTGGCGATGAAGGCCGACCTCGCGCACTCCGACCTCACCGAGGACCCGTGGTTCGGCGACCGTCTGGCGGCATACTTCCCGGCGCCCGTCCGGCAGCAGTACTCCGCCGAGTTGACCGACCACCCGCTGCGGCGGCAGATCGTGATCAACCAGGTCGTCAACTCGATGGTCAACCGGGGCGGCATCACGTTCGCCTTCCGGGTCGCCGAGGAGACCGGGGCCGGGCCGGAGCAGATCGCCCGCGCCTTCGTGGTCGCGCGGGAGGTGTTCGGGCTCGCGGAGTTCGTCAAGCAGGTGGAGGCCCTGGACAACAAGGTCCCGACCGACGCGCAGACCACGCTCTACCTGGAGTTCCGCCGGCTGCTGGACCGGGCGACCCGCTGGCTGGTGCACAGCAGGCCGGCACGGTTGGACGTCACGAGCGAGATCGAGCGCTTCGAACCGGTGATGCGGGAACTCACCCCGAAGCTGCCGGAGCTGCTGCAGGGCTCCGAACGCGAGCGCTGGCGGTCCCGGCGTGAGGAGATGAGCGAGGGCGGTGTTCCGCCGCAGCTGACCGGCTGGGCGGCCGCCCTGCTGGACTCCTACTCGCTGCTGGACATCACCGAGCAGGCGATCAGCACCGACACACCGGTGGCCGACGTCGCAGCCGTCTACTTCATGCTCTCCGAGCGGCTCGGCATCGACCGGATCCTGTCGGCCGTCTCGCGGTTGCCGCGCGACGACCGCTGGGACGCGCTGGCCCGCGGTGCGGTCCGTGACGACCTGTATGCCGTGCTCGACTCGTTCACCGCGGCGGTCATCGCCGACACCCCGTCGGAGGAGACCGCGGAGCAGCGGCTGGACCGGTGGGCTGCGGAGAACACCGAGTCGATCAACCGTGCTCAGCAGGCACTCGTCGGTGTCGCGGAACTGGACGAGGCCGGCCTCGCCCCGCTGTCCGTCGCGCTGCGGACGCTGCGTTCGGTGGTCCGGTCGGGCTCGGCACGGTAG
- a CDS encoding WhiB family transcriptional regulator yields MDWRDRAACLDEDPELFFPIGNTGPALQQIEDAKQVCRRCEVIDTCLKWALESGQDAGVWGGLSEDERRALKRRNARARRAG; encoded by the coding sequence ATGGATTGGCGCGATCGCGCTGCGTGCCTGGACGAGGACCCGGAGTTGTTCTTCCCCATCGGCAACACCGGACCCGCCTTGCAGCAGATCGAGGACGCCAAACAGGTGTGCCGTCGCTGCGAGGTCATCGACACCTGCCTGAAGTGGGCGCTGGAGTCCGGTCAGGACGCCGGTGTCTGGGGTGGCCTGTCCGAGGACGAGCGGCGTGCCCTGAAGCGCCGGAACGCCCGCGCCCGCCGGGCCGGCTAG